The Salinibacterium sp. M195 genome includes a window with the following:
- a CDS encoding iron ABC transporter permease — protein MVAARSVNNTLRALTLTLTLAALLLGGIVASAVLGQLPVSPAEVGGSLLRAIGIQNEWAPTDSIVESTLWVVRFPRIAMALVVGAALAVAGAVMQAIFGNPLAEPGVVGVSSGAALGAAIAIVVGVAALGDGAIALFAFVGGLLATLLVYFVSRANGRTEVVTLLLTGIAVNAFAGAGLAFLLFVADSGSREQIVFWQLGSLNGSRWSEVLIVALVTAIGLAAAVVLARPFDLLALGERNARHLGVNVERLRIVSIVIVALLTGVAVAFCGIIAFVGLVVPHAMRMVIGPAHRQLIVASAVGGGVLLVLSDLLARSVVTGGDLPIGLLTSLIGGPFFFYLLFRQRKRSGGWA, from the coding sequence GTGGTTGCAGCGCGTTCCGTGAACAACACCCTCCGCGCGCTGACCCTCACACTCACGCTTGCCGCGCTGCTTCTCGGCGGCATCGTGGCGTCGGCTGTGCTCGGGCAGCTGCCGGTGAGCCCCGCCGAAGTCGGCGGATCTCTGCTGCGCGCAATCGGCATCCAGAACGAGTGGGCTCCGACCGATTCGATCGTCGAGTCCACACTCTGGGTGGTGCGCTTTCCCCGCATCGCGATGGCTCTGGTCGTTGGCGCTGCCCTCGCCGTTGCCGGTGCCGTGATGCAAGCGATCTTTGGCAACCCGCTTGCTGAACCTGGAGTCGTCGGCGTCTCATCCGGAGCCGCCTTGGGCGCCGCGATTGCCATAGTCGTTGGCGTCGCCGCGCTCGGGGATGGCGCAATCGCCCTTTTCGCCTTCGTGGGCGGACTGCTCGCCACTCTGCTGGTCTACTTCGTTTCGCGCGCCAACGGACGCACCGAAGTGGTGACATTGCTCCTCACCGGAATCGCGGTCAATGCCTTCGCCGGTGCTGGCCTCGCCTTTCTGCTTTTCGTCGCAGACTCGGGAAGTCGCGAACAGATCGTGTTCTGGCAGCTCGGCTCGCTCAACGGGTCGCGCTGGAGCGAAGTGCTCATCGTCGCTCTCGTTACGGCGATCGGTCTTGCGGCCGCCGTTGTGCTCGCCCGCCCCTTCGACCTGCTGGCTCTGGGGGAGCGAAACGCCCGCCACCTCGGAGTGAACGTTGAGCGCCTTCGCATCGTGTCAATCGTGATCGTCGCGCTCCTCACCGGCGTTGCCGTCGCATTCTGCGGCATCATCGCCTTCGTCGGCCTCGTCGTGCCGCACGCGATGCGTATGGTCATCGGCCCGGCGCATCGTCAACTCATTGTGGCGAGCGCCGTCGGCGGTGGCGTTCTTCTCGTACTCTCCGACCTCCTCGCCCGCTCGGTCGTGACCGGCGGTGACCTGCCGATTGGGCTGCTCACCTCCCTCATTGGTGGCCCCTTCTTCTTCTACCTCCTCTTCCGCCAGCGCAAACGCAGCGGAGGTTGGGCATGA
- a CDS encoding HIT family protein, which yields MASIFTEILNGRSPGRFVWADDRVFAILTIEPRNPGHILVIPRLEVDRWSDLDEDLAMHIFRVGRLIGLAQRDEWAADRVGLMFEGYRVPHAHLHVWPSWNVYEYSHTGINRNPGTPALEEAFQRLRARIVDHGHGAFVPPLDWSIPQSNAAH from the coding sequence ATGGCGTCAATCTTCACCGAGATACTGAACGGGCGCTCACCAGGCCGTTTCGTGTGGGCGGATGATCGTGTCTTTGCCATCCTCACCATCGAGCCACGCAACCCCGGTCACATCTTGGTGATCCCTCGACTCGAGGTCGACCGGTGGAGTGATCTCGATGAAGATCTGGCCATGCATATTTTTCGTGTTGGTCGCCTGATCGGGCTAGCCCAGCGCGACGAGTGGGCAGCCGACCGTGTTGGCTTGATGTTCGAGGGGTATCGGGTGCCGCACGCCCACCTTCACGTCTGGCCGTCATGGAATGTCTACGAGTACAGCCATACCGGCATAAACCGCAACCCGGGAACTCCCGCTCTCGAAGAGGCATTCCAGCGATTGCGGGCCCGCATTGTCGACCACGGTCATGGCGCGTTTGTGCCGCCACTCGACTGGTCAATTCCGCAGTCCAACGCAGCGCATTAG
- a CDS encoding MFS transporter: MSAMFRSLRIFNYRLWIIGAIVSNTGAWMQRTAQDWIVLTDLTDHDAAALGFTMALQFGPMLILMPLTGIIADRFDRRTVLLWTQFSQFALALGLGILVISGHVQLWQVYVFALLLGVATAIDAPARQAFVSELVSDKDLPNAVALNSMSFQTARLIGPAVAGVLVAAIGAGPVFIVNAASFVGVLASLWFIRRNQLVSVVKLGRAKGQIRDGLRYVRGRPDILIVLVMVFLVGTFGFNFPVFIATMATTEFGKGAAEFGLLSSMMAVGAVVGSLLAARRERARLGVVIVGAAFFGFACLLAALAPSYWTFGAALTIIGVFSLTMMTTANAYVQTSTTPIMRGRVMALYLAIFAGGTPIGAPIVGWAANELGPRWALGIGALSGLLAAAAAIVWLVYSRGMRVGRVPESRFRLRLRFPPEPTPDEAIELATQEIAIVETTTRRTS; encoded by the coding sequence GTGAGCGCAATGTTCCGCTCGCTTCGCATCTTCAACTATCGGCTCTGGATCATCGGAGCCATCGTCTCCAACACCGGCGCGTGGATGCAACGCACCGCTCAAGACTGGATCGTTCTCACCGATCTGACCGATCATGATGCCGCAGCTCTCGGCTTCACCATGGCGCTGCAGTTCGGCCCCATGCTGATTCTGATGCCCCTCACCGGAATCATCGCTGACCGCTTTGATCGCCGCACCGTACTGTTGTGGACCCAGTTCAGCCAGTTCGCTCTCGCCCTTGGGCTGGGCATTCTCGTGATCTCGGGTCACGTGCAGTTGTGGCAGGTATACGTGTTTGCGCTCCTGCTGGGAGTGGCAACCGCAATCGATGCCCCCGCCCGTCAAGCGTTCGTCTCTGAGCTCGTGAGTGACAAAGACCTGCCAAACGCGGTAGCGCTCAACTCAATGTCGTTCCAGACTGCGCGCCTCATCGGGCCTGCCGTTGCTGGAGTGCTCGTTGCCGCCATTGGTGCCGGACCGGTGTTCATCGTGAACGCGGCATCCTTCGTCGGCGTGCTCGCGTCCCTCTGGTTTATCCGGCGCAACCAACTAGTTTCGGTCGTGAAACTCGGGCGAGCGAAGGGGCAAATTCGGGATGGCCTGCGCTATGTGCGCGGCCGGCCAGACATCCTGATTGTGCTCGTTATGGTGTTTCTTGTCGGAACCTTCGGCTTCAATTTTCCCGTCTTCATCGCCACCATGGCCACTACAGAATTTGGCAAGGGCGCCGCCGAGTTTGGTCTGCTGTCGTCAATGATGGCGGTTGGCGCGGTCGTCGGATCGCTCCTAGCCGCCCGGCGTGAACGGGCCAGGCTCGGCGTCGTTATCGTCGGTGCCGCCTTCTTTGGCTTCGCCTGCCTGCTCGCCGCCCTCGCCCCCAGCTACTGGACCTTCGGTGCCGCGCTGACCATCATCGGCGTTTTCTCGCTCACCATGATGACGACCGCCAACGCCTACGTGCAGACCTCAACAACACCGATCATGCGCGGCCGCGTCATGGCGCTCTACCTGGCGATTTTCGCAGGCGGCACCCCCATCGGCGCGCCCATCGTTGGCTGGGCTGCCAACGAACTCGGACCCCGCTGGGCGCTCGGCATCGGCGCACTTTCCGGGTTGCTTGCCGCCGCCGCCGCCATCGTGTGGCTCGTTTACAGTCGCGGGATGCGCGTGGGTCGCGTGCCCGAAAGCCGCTTCCGTCTTCGCTTGCGCTTTCCACCCGAGCCAACGCCCGACGAAGCCATCGAGCTCGCCACTCAAGAGATCGCGATCGTCGAAACCACCACTCGTCGCACGAGTTAA
- a CDS encoding alpha/beta hydrolase, with protein MPKFTVPRTDHSYTDAHGVKIHYYVWESPHAHAVLQLTHGLGDHARRYEHVAQALAAAGYTVYADDHRGHGATGLDQNAGDASKLGKLGKLGKGGLRAATENIRELTHIIRTDHPDLPVALLGHSWGSLMVQDVLNAHADEYEVAILTGTAHRTFAHMNSGNLNAQHKDLGTTGYEWLSRDAQVAEDFVSDPLTFYADALKLFGPIDGMRLLGRPTKHIKRDIPLLIMIGDEDSLGGTTSIEWLAADYATRSKLTDMEAIVYPGARHEIFNETNKDEVIADLVAWLDVRLKPVHPDGPRPEAAEPK; from the coding sequence ATGCCCAAGTTCACGGTGCCACGAACTGACCACTCCTATACGGATGCCCACGGAGTAAAGATTCACTACTACGTGTGGGAATCACCCCACGCTCATGCAGTGCTCCAGCTCACTCACGGGCTCGGCGATCACGCCCGCCGCTACGAGCATGTTGCCCAGGCTCTCGCTGCCGCCGGCTACACGGTTTATGCCGATGACCACCGCGGCCACGGCGCTACCGGTCTCGACCAGAACGCGGGCGACGCCAGCAAACTGGGCAAGCTCGGCAAGCTCGGCAAGGGCGGCCTGCGGGCGGCGACCGAGAACATCCGTGAACTCACCCACATTATTCGCACCGACCATCCCGACCTCCCGGTTGCCCTTCTAGGCCACTCGTGGGGCTCGCTCATGGTGCAAGATGTGCTCAACGCGCACGCCGACGAATATGAGGTCGCGATCCTGACGGGAACCGCTCACCGCACCTTTGCGCACATGAACAGTGGCAACCTCAATGCGCAGCACAAAGACCTCGGCACCACCGGTTACGAATGGCTGAGCCGTGACGCTCAGGTCGCCGAAGACTTCGTGAGCGACCCGCTGACCTTCTACGCGGATGCGCTCAAACTCTTCGGCCCCATCGACGGAATGCGCCTCCTCGGTCGCCCCACGAAACACATCAAGCGCGACATCCCCCTGCTAATCATGATTGGCGATGAAGATTCGCTTGGTGGCACGACGAGCATCGAGTGGCTCGCCGCCGACTACGCCACGCGGTCAAAACTCACGGACATGGAAGCCATCGTTTACCCTGGCGCCCGTCACGAAATTTTCAACGAGACCAATAAAGATGAAGTGATCGCTGATCTGGTGGCCTGGCTCGATGTGCGGCTCAAGCCCGTTCACCCTGACGGCCCCCGTCCCGAGGCTGCAGAGCCTAAATAA
- a CDS encoding MarR family winged helix-turn-helix transcriptional regulator codes for MPDKLDDELRIALMRIARRVRQQRHDDTVSDSQLSVLYVLSQHGGSTLAALAEHERVTPPSMNRTVNCLVEEGLITRSSSPDDGRKVLIEVTDAGTELVNKTRQRRAEWFAAELSGLDAAEHTALHAAIPVLLKLANS; via the coding sequence ATGCCAGACAAGCTAGACGACGAACTCCGAATCGCCCTGATGCGAATCGCTCGCCGCGTTCGGCAGCAGCGTCACGATGACACCGTCAGCGACAGCCAGCTCTCCGTTCTCTATGTGCTCAGCCAGCACGGTGGAAGCACCCTCGCCGCCCTCGCCGAGCACGAGCGCGTCACTCCCCCGTCGATGAACCGCACCGTGAATTGCCTCGTTGAGGAGGGTTTGATCACTCGGTCGAGCTCGCCAGATGACGGCCGCAAAGTGCTCATTGAAGTGACGGATGCCGGTACCGAGCTCGTGAACAAGACCCGTCAGCGTCGCGCAGAGTGGTTCGCTGCAGAACTCTCGGGGCTCGACGCCGCAGAACACACCGCCCTACACGCCGCCATTCCCGTACTACTGAAGTTGGCCAATTCGTGA
- a CDS encoding heme ABC transporter ATP-binding protein: MISARNIAVRLDSRAILTDVSLDVHEGEVLALVGPNGAGKSTLLSVLSGDRKPDSGTVTIDGRDVGGIRHAELARLRAVLTQENSVSFPFRVSEVVAMGRSPWARLVESRDDVAVVNEALDVTDVAHLGERRYTTLSGGEKARVSLARVLAQRTPVVFLDEPTAALDLRHQEDVMRVARSMAEDGRAVVVVLHDLSLAGAYSDRLALIAHGKLDAIGTPSEVLTAARVERVYGLAVDLHDVGGHPVVVPRR; the protein is encoded by the coding sequence ATGATCAGCGCACGCAATATTGCGGTTCGACTCGATTCCCGCGCGATCCTCACCGACGTCAGTCTCGACGTTCACGAAGGTGAAGTACTCGCCCTTGTTGGGCCGAACGGCGCCGGAAAGTCGACCCTGCTCTCGGTGTTGAGCGGTGACCGCAAGCCAGACAGCGGCACCGTGACCATTGACGGTCGGGATGTTGGCGGCATCCGCCATGCTGAACTCGCCCGACTACGTGCGGTGCTCACTCAAGAGAACAGTGTGAGCTTTCCGTTCCGGGTCTCCGAAGTCGTCGCCATGGGTCGCAGCCCGTGGGCCCGGCTGGTTGAGAGTCGCGACGACGTTGCCGTCGTCAACGAAGCACTCGATGTGACGGATGTCGCGCATCTAGGGGAGCGCCGCTACACCACGCTCTCTGGCGGCGAAAAGGCGCGCGTCTCGCTCGCGCGCGTGCTTGCCCAGCGCACTCCGGTCGTGTTCCTCGACGAGCCGACTGCTGCTCTCGATCTCCGACACCAAGAAGACGTGATGCGGGTGGCCCGCTCCATGGCTGAGGACGGCCGCGCCGTCGTCGTGGTGCTGCACGACTTGAGTCTTGCCGGCGCCTATTCCGACCGGCTTGCGCTCATCGCGCACGGCAAACTTGATGCGATCGGCACTCCCTCAGAGGTTCTCACCGCGGCTCGGGTTGAACGCGTCTATGGGCTTGCCGTCGACCTTCACGACGTCGGCGGGCATCCGGTTGTTGTTCCTCGTCGCTGA
- a CDS encoding biotin/lipoate A/B protein ligase family protein, with translation MHGEFKVPGGKLVVVDLDVVDDTITNFRLAGDFFLEPDDALEDINAAVNGLPANSDAKTITASIQRSLPEGTVMLGFSAESVATTIRRALQRATTWKDYDWQIITGPPLEPVLQMAMDQVLSEEVASGRRKPTLRIWEWNKPAVVIGSFQSLRNEVDLDNAKKFGFDVVRRISGGGAMFMEAGTVITYSIYAPVELVQGMTFADSYAFLDEWVIIALKSLGIDASYQPLNDIASPSGKIGGAAQKRLGAGAVLHHVTMSYDIDGEKMVQVLRIGREKMSDKGTKSAAKRVDPLRSQTGMERSAIIDTMVATFRSLHGLAESEITSDERARAEELVAEKFGTEEWLQRVP, from the coding sequence ATGCACGGCGAATTCAAGGTGCCCGGCGGAAAACTCGTAGTGGTCGATCTCGATGTTGTCGACGACACCATCACCAACTTTCGCCTTGCTGGCGACTTCTTTCTTGAACCGGATGATGCCCTCGAAGACATCAATGCGGCAGTGAATGGGCTGCCAGCTAACTCCGATGCGAAAACAATCACGGCCTCGATTCAGCGCTCGCTGCCCGAGGGTACGGTGATGCTCGGTTTCTCGGCCGAATCGGTGGCCACGACCATCCGTCGGGCGCTGCAGCGTGCCACGACGTGGAAAGACTACGACTGGCAGATCATCACCGGACCACCGCTGGAGCCTGTTCTGCAGATGGCCATGGATCAGGTGCTCTCTGAAGAAGTTGCCTCCGGTCGTCGCAAGCCAACACTGCGCATTTGGGAATGGAACAAGCCAGCCGTCGTCATCGGCAGCTTTCAGTCACTGCGCAACGAAGTTGATCTCGACAACGCCAAGAAGTTTGGCTTCGACGTGGTGCGCCGAATCTCTGGTGGCGGTGCCATGTTCATGGAAGCCGGCACCGTCATCACCTACTCGATCTATGCTCCCGTTGAGCTCGTGCAGGGAATGACCTTCGCTGACTCGTATGCCTTCCTCGACGAGTGGGTCATCATCGCCCTCAAATCGCTCGGCATCGACGCCAGCTACCAACCCCTCAATGACATCGCCAGCCCCAGTGGAAAGATCGGTGGTGCAGCGCAGAAGAGACTCGGCGCTGGTGCTGTGCTGCATCACGTCACCATGAGCTACGACATCGACGGCGAAAAAATGGTGCAGGTACTGCGCATCGGTCGCGAAAAAATGAGTGACAAAGGCACAAAATCGGCGGCAAAACGAGTTGACCCACTGCGGAGCCAGACGGGCATGGAACGGTCTGCGATCATCGACACCATGGTTGCTACCTTCCGCAGCCTGCACGGTCTAGCGGAGAGCGAAATCACGAGCGACGAGCGTGCTCGCGCTGAAGAACTTGTTGCCGAGAAGTTCGGCACCGAAGAGTGGTTGCAGCGCGTTCCGTGA